From the Lycorma delicatula isolate Av1 chromosome 4, ASM4794821v1, whole genome shotgun sequence genome, the window gaaatcaacttagtgataatgaaatgtagattggggtttaaaaacctgaagaaaagaaaagatgtcagatgaatcggtggaatttatagagacttgaggaagaggaggtaaagaagatttttgaggaggacatcgcaagaggtctgaataaaaaagttaaattagaaaatgtagatgaagaatgggagaatgttaaaaaggaaattcttaaatcagcaaaagcgaacttaggcagaacaaagagaactggtagaaaaccttgggtttcagatgatatattgcagttgatggatgaacatagaaaatataagcatgctagtgatgaagaaagtaaaaggaactatcgacaattaagaaatactataaacaggaagtgcaaactagcgaaagaagagtggattaaagaaacgtgttcagaagtgaaaagagaaatgaacattggtaaaatagacataCATATACAgtagcatacaggaaagttaaggaaaattttggggtacataaactaaaatctaataatgtgttaaaaaaatatggtacactgatttataatacgaaaggcaaagtcgataggtgggtggaatttattgaagagttataaggaggaaatgaattagaaaatggtgttatagaggaagaagaggatgaaatcttaactagaattctgtacagaagaattaagaggagagtggaagaagtgttagaagaccagtttggcttcaggaaaagtgtagggacaagggaagcaattttaggcttcagattaatagtagaaggaagattaaagaaaaacaaaccaacatacttggcatttatagacctaggaaagacattcgataacgtagactggaataaaatgttcagcattttaaaaaaagtagggttcaaatacagagatagaaggattgctaacatttacaggaaacaaacagcaacagtaataatggaagaacataagatGGGAGTTCGACAAAgatgttctctatccccgttattttttaatctttacatagaactagcagttaatgatgttaaagaacaatttagattcggagtaacagtacaagatgaaaagataaagatactatgATTTGCTGAAgctatagtaattctagccgagagtaaaaaggatttagaaggaacaatgaacagcatggatgaactaccgcatgaaaataaacaagaacaaaactaaagtaatgaaatgtaatagaaataacgaagatggaccactgaatgtgaaaataggaggagaaaagattatggaggtagaagaattttgttatttgggaagtagaattactaaaaatggacgaagcaggagtgatataaagtgccgaatagcacaggcgaaacgagccttcactcagaaatataatttctttacatcaaaaattaatttaaatgtcaggaaaagatttttgaaagtatatgtttggagcatagctttatatggaagtgaaacttggacaatcagagtacctgagaagaaaagattagaagcttttgaaatgaagagacagacttataggccacatattaaggcatcctggaatagtcgctttaatattggagggacaggtagaaggaaaaaattgtgcaggcaggcaacgtttgaaatatgtaaaacaaattgttagggatgtacgatgaaggggatatactgaaatgaaacgactagaactagacagggaatcttggagaactgcatctaaccagtcaaataactgaagacaaaaaaaatctatcgGGTCGAGTACAATGATTCATACTCAACCCACGGTGATGTTTCAAATGCCAAGGTTATGGTCACACTACAATGTCTTGCTTAAAAACAGAGATCTGTGCTTGACATGCTAAGGAAGGCCACAGTGATACCAACTGCCAAGAAAACGAGaaatgtgcgaactgcagtggATCACATACAGCTTGCTCCCaagattacttaaattttaaagagaaagcaATTCTCAGAATCTGTACGGAGCAGAGCTATCCTTTCCAGCCGCATGAAGAGcatatagaaaattaatcaacTTTCACAACTTAGTTAAACCCGCTATCTCTTTCGCCGTGGTGACATCTAGCAAAGCTCCTTTAAATGCAGATAACCAATAATGTGGATCCTGCAATGAGTTGAAAAaccttgttcagatgctatctgatcaggTTGCTTCACTTACTACAACTATTTCTGactttacaaaaatgaataagaGTCACTATTTACAACTAGTGAAACTAACACTAGTGGGAGGATCCCTCTGAAAGTTCCTGTCGTTAAAGTTTTACCTTTGTGGATAGGAGTAAATACAGCTGGTGGTAAGCCACCAAATAAGCTCCCTGTTACGGGAGCCCACACAACCACCTCCTCTGGGATGTCGCCTGCAACTTCCCATTTTTCTAAATCTTCCCCTCCAACACCATgtttactggaggatatggtaAAGGAACCGCCCGATCCCAGGGCATTggattttcttaaaatcaaaaatttgaaaaagaataacTGGATCACCTGTAACTAATTTCAtcatatatttatctgtatttctGCATCTAACTAccttttatttatgaacattattcagtagAACTTTAGAGGTCTTCGGTTCCGCATTGAAGATGTTAAGACTGTTGATGCGCACACACATAaaccattaataatgtgcttcTAAGAAGCGCATCTATTACAGCAAGATGCAGTAACAGTCAGAGGCTATACATGTGACAAGATACAATTGTCTTGTAGaaagtagagagagtggtggtgtCTGCTTACAAGGCTACAACTAGCTaccctcattcctgctgttgctgtaaaaatctcaGTCCCCTTTAAActgcatatctgcaatttgtatctctcccCAAACTCTAAATTCAATGCTCTAGAAATGTCAAATCTTCTCACACAAATCCCATCACCGCCGTTAACAGTAGATTTCAATGCACACCATACTTCTTAGGGCGCATTTTTCTGTTCCTCTcaaagaaatatgataaacagagtgagacaaaaGTTTGAACTTTGTCTACTCTGTGATGGGTTACACATTTATGTCCTCATCTTCTGGTACACTCTCAAACATCGACCTCTCCTTTTCGTCACCAAATTTACTTTCTCGTCTTAATTGGTCTGCTTGTGACAACCTTCATGGCAGTGACCAGAGGCCAATTACTATAGCTTTTGGTGTTGACTGCAAGGTGAATAAAAGACCActgagatggattgttgaaaaggcagattggaacaattaccataaagccttctcatcacagtatgacgatggtgcaGACACCCTTGATGAACTTACCTCTTTTATGTCTttgatacttgagaatgctaaTAGGTACATCCCACAAACATCATTCCCTTCCTTGGAGGAATGCTGATTGCCAAAACACTATTAGCAATTGACGACAAGCACTGCGCAAATTTAACTGTAGGCCTACAAATGAACACCGTAAAGCCATTTGTACCATAAAGCAAGATCGGTATGTCGTCGAGTATTCTTAGACGCTAGGAGGAATTACGTGGACACCATCTAACACATTACTCCCACATCTACTATGTGGAAAAAGATTCATACAATCTGTGGATCACGAAAACAATTCTCGGAttcattcatgaaggagaactccttacatCACCTTCTACAGTGGCAAATATTTGGGCAGATTGTTCCATTCGGTGCCCCTCACCTTATCATacagtaatgaatttcagagTTACAAATTACAGATGGAAGTACTATCATTAAATGTAGGCGATTCAATCGGTGAAATAAACGCACCATTTTCATTCAACAAGTTATCACATGCACTTAAAAGCTCACGTGACACTTCCTCTGGATCTGACAACATTTGTCTCTCAAACCTTCTTAATTTGGCGCTACACCTATTGTGCATTTATAATAGTCTATTCTCCTCACAAGTTTTCCCTTCGgtctggtcagaagccattgttataccagtacttaaacctgaTAAAGACAAAGGAAGCCCCTCAACCTATATCCCTGTCTCTGTGACAAGCGTTTTATGCAAAGTGATGGAGAGAATGGTGAGCCGCAAGTTCACATGGTACTTAAGAGACATGGCCTTTTATcttcagaacagtgtggtttctgaCAAGGACGATCATCCATTGACCACTGACTGTCACTGGAAACAGCCattcaaaacgctttcctactATGCCAGCGCCTTGTTGCTATCTTAAAGGCGTTTGACATGGCCTGGTATTCTACACatcctcaaagaatggggagtcaaggGTAACATGCTTGTTTTTATTAGAGGTTTTTTAAATGACTGAACTTTCCGTGTTTGTGTTGGGAGATTCTCTATCGGGTAGCgtcatcttagagaatggagtacctcaaggaagtTTTTAAGGTCCACGTTATTTTCTATAgtcatcaacagtattactaaatgtgtgcagccaactgtttcatgttcgttatttgttgattttgctatatatatattacatcccgTTCAACAGTCACAGCAGAGAGACTGCAGCTGagacaaaatgtgtagtcttttctcggctgcGAGACCCTTCCATTCTGCAAATATTTCTCAATGGGAGCTTATTTCTATCTCTTCTGATCTCAactttttaggtttattttttgatagccaccTTACTTGGGTCAaccacatcaaagaattaaaaacaaaatgttgcaaACTTTTAAACATGATGCACCAATTGGGGAACCGATCAgtcatgtatgatacatttttattattctttagttcctgcccgtttagattatggttgtgtcgcctactcttcagcgcgcCATAttgtgcttaaaatgctggatgctgtatatcatgctttccttcggcttgccacatgtgcatttagatcaagccctgtcacaAGCTTACTTGTTGATTgcagtgagccatcactttggaatAGACAGGATTAGCTTAGAGCAtcttattttacccatctcaaagggcagccaaatcacccggttttTGACTCATCCTTGGGAATTCTAATTTACAAAGGTATGAGGGccatccacgttgtactgcactTGTAGGTGTTTGTATCTAACGTCTACTCCACTTTATTATGTTGACACACCTATTTTCCAACATATCCTCTgtggagaatcaaccttataaattttatgtttgaccttacaatatacaataaagcatcaacaccacctactgttttccaACAAATGTTTCACTACATTCTCTCCAAGATAAACCCAGACGCAGTAGTATATACCGATATGATTGAAACAGAAGGACACTGTTGGTTGCACATTTGTCGTCAATCACAGaatttatatgtttggtctacctggtattatgaGTGTACTATATGCTATGactatcattaaccctaagtaccaaAATATCCTTATTCGTAGCAACTCGGTGTAGTGCACtcccaagctttagaagatttttacTCTAGACATGCTTTAGTCACTGAAATCTAACACAATCACAGAGTTGAACCAtcacaacacacaagtgagtttctgttggattccTAGCTAGGTGGGAATTCCAGGTAATAAAcgtacaacccaccgggttggtctagtggtgaacgcgtcttcccaaatcagctgatttggaagtcgagagttccagcgttcaagtcctagtaaagccagctatttttacacggacttgaatactagatcgtggatacctgtgttctttggtggttgggtttcaattaaccacacatctcaggtatggtcgaactgagaatatacaagactacactttattcacactcatacatatcatcctcattcatcctctgaagtattatctaaactgtagttactggaggctaaacaggaaaaagaaaaaaggtaataaacGTACAGATTACGCGTGGTTTATCATCTTTTTGTCAAAATCGAAGTCATGGGATGTGGAAGGCTTGTTGGGTTCTTCTTTTTCCACACTGTCTGcattttctacttcaagctcataattttggggTGAAGTAGGAACTGGTAGACTATCTGAATTTGGAATAGGCCGAATCGCAGATGGAAGATTAGGGTATTGAACTGttcctcttttcttcattgacaatcctGCCTTTATTGGTGGAGTCAAGCAGAAGTAGCAGTTATCTGTATGGTTTGTAAGCTCCTACTAAACCATAGGCACAGCAAAAGccaaacattgttttttatttttcagccattctcgTGGTATAATTGAACAAGATTTGCAACATATATGTGGAGCACATGACATCTTGGTCCTGTACCTTCATAAcaaaataatgctgataggcAGTCTTCACAAGTGTCAGATTACGTttctgtaatgaaaatattatttcaccacagatgtaacaaaaattattcactgaatttacacattttcacagcattttgatttaacaaattatttttcacttcaaaaacttgaaattctgcactaattacaacacaaacaatatgaaaatCACGgccacagcaacagtaataatgtttataacctacAAATAGCTGGAGAATGTTGTGTTTTGTCTTTAACAGGTATGacaatcccaaaaaaaaaattatccatgtaAAAATGTAGATCGGGTAAGAAGTGACATGTCATTGTATCTCCAAAGTAAGAGCTAATCGgtcatttttgaattcagcagatggaaatacataagaataaactatttttgagCCCAAAACATTTTCATCGCTGGGCATTGATATCACTTATGGGTAAACACAATCTAAATTGCTTACTCATAATACAAAAAACATGAACGTATTAATGTTAGAATTAGAAACACTAATAGTTGtttacgtaacaaaaaaaaaaaacaatgcacagttaaaataaagaacaaagaaGAGAGTATgactgttaaacaaaaaaagcaagGCCAAGACAACTTACTGAGCTGCCAACATgggatttaattatgttttaacaaaactGCGTGTATacgcttttgaaattaaatttatcttttacaaaaaatatttttctacaacataagatatttctaaacagtttgtatttttaatttaaaaaaagaacatttctaAAACGTCCATTCAAATGGACGCTGGCAATTTTCGCTAAATTTACAAACATCCATTTGATGAGATGTTGGCACTAAAAgggttaatacaattttataataactgtttCTAGAAGTCTAGATCATtggaaatgtatttaaaataacaggttttaaaagtttaaatcattgcaattgttttacctttaatttttaaaatatgtttaccaaCTTTTTCACTTGTACAATGTTTGGtcagtttctctaaacaaaagCCAACAATAGTTACCCATCATTCCTGGAACCTGTCTTCATTTTTACTGATGCTCCTTGGTCAGAAAATACTGATGAAAACGCTCTCCTTGCTCATCGCTGACATTccaaatttttggtaaaaaagtctaggtgggagtgtgggaaatgaatttttagtgaCATCCTAACctttgtagttttctaacagcttattaaccaaaacaaaacatagttttcatcttttctgttgcctaaaaaaccaCAAACATCTTTGAAGAacttccatgcagctagttcACCATCAAAAGTTGTTTCTAAATTTGCAGACTGATAAATTACCCTCCTTCAGCGTACCATCACTCagtttagaacttttttttaaatgattaaatcctggtccatctttgtttagtgcctttacagaatttttcatgaGTCCGAGTTTTATGTGAAGTGGTGGCAGAATGATCTTACCActctcaattaataataaatgctttaaatttttttcaccagccacaatggccagttctttacttGGTAATGACTTTTTGTATCACAACTATCCCAAacacaaagaaaacaatattttgtaaaccaaGAGTAAGGTAACAACTTTCAGACAACTGCAAACTTGCTCTTTGTATgttattgcttctaatattgatgccatagtttcatacggttttttttatgttgactgcatgagctaatggaatggatggctgtttgttaccattatgcaataaagctgctttcatgctaactttagaagTCAGTAAAAAGACAAcattcttcaggaatatgctgaattccaaACTCTTTCATCACGCCACTAACATCAGTACAAACacacaattaatttttcacagtaaaataagttgaaagagttttattttgtgttctaaacatattaacttttgtttttttcgataaaaGATTCCAGTGTTGCAGTCTAGCCCCAGAAATTCAGCTTGCTGCTTTCATAACTTTAAATCATGAACTAACtcattaagttcatgttgttgaattaaatgaggagATATACAGGAAGAAATTCCTCAACATTttctgcttcattttcagattgttcatCTTATTTAAGTCAACCTGTTTAATTAAATAAGCCAGTTTTTATTTCCACTAATATGAAACAAATTCTCTTTGAGAGAAGTTACTGGTATTATAATTAGCCACTAATGTTTCTTAACTTCAGCTATTGCATTAAATGAGCTTTTACTATCTTCTTTAATAtccaaaataaattctttaagatgcttcatttgttactgaaacATTAAGTCACAGTAGAGGCagttcatcattttgtttataactCAACAATTGCTTTATTCTAaagcttttattataaattagttttcgctttcaaaacttttagtaaattacatgtttatataaacagGCTGGTAACAGTTTACTAATAACCAAAACAATGGTTAAGAAACCCTCTTCcctctttatatacatataaaaagtcTTCAGATATATAACTGTATTTGATAAACACTAAACATTTCTAAGTAAAGCAAAATTTCAGCTTctgttaatataattcattacatattttgCAGTCTAAACAATGTGTGAAATTGAGAAGTTTTACAAGTTATCAACcatattaatgcaataaattttaatataaaagatatgtCAATTCTTAATGGTTTCAGATCTTCACGCAATTAAAATAAAGATCGTTAGTttgtcttataaaaatttttatttcaacacaAATTACAATAGAAATATGTGTATTTAAGATATGGCGAGTAAACAATACAATATGGAAACCTGAATAAAACtttgaacaatatttaaacagttttcttcaaaaaatataaatatttaatttaaaaaaaagtgttaagttaatgtaaaaaaaatattggccaAAGCCTTTTGATTAACATCTAATAGTTAACATTGGTCTTGTTAATAATACGTTTTCAGTTAACAGTTAATTACTGGAATTTAATTGGCACTCTTAAAATACTCTTGAGCTCCCTTGGGATCTGGTTTCATGGTCTTATTGCCAGGTTTCCAACCAGCTGGGCaaactgaaaagaaataaaaaaaaaaataaaactatgaaattaaataaattatttagttaaatctAATACATTTAGTAATCTatacttttgtaaacattttaagtataaaatgctTCACactaaaacaagaataatttttcaGACAAGAGAATAAATggggtttattaaaaattttttaaaaaaatttgtaatttttagtttcattcaTCAGAGTAGATACCACTTACCTTCGTATACTTCAAAGGTAATAAGAAAGTATTACCTTCGTATGTGGGAGGTATACAGATTGACACCTACTCGCATGTCATATTTTAATGCTAATAGACTAACTTACTCCTGGCTACTATTCTGTGGATTTAATATCACATCTTGTTTTACAACTGAATAAACTTCTGAATTGCACTATATACATAACACAAATTTAGCACACACTtggaacatttttgtttatatcgcCATTAAAAAAGAATGAGCAGCTGTAAGCAAACAAAATGTATTTGCTTGACTAAATAATGAATAGATACATTATTCTAGTTAGGCTGATGATTCTCTAAACTAAGACTCTTCTGCTCTAAAAGTAAAGTGATTTTGTGGAGAGtaatacattctttaaaaaataaatgttagtaatactaattttaatcacaatttaattttaagagtatTTAATATGTTTCTGAGAAAGATTAAGAAGCATGGCTTCATGGGTAACAATCCCCACAACCAGATACCAATGTACTGGTTTTTGAAGTCAGTTTGTAGAAGTTCCAGGGTCAAACCTACATccataaaactgataataaaagaGATCAATAAAGGAACAAACTAGGTAGTGAGAAAGGACAATCTATCATCAGGGTATAGGGTAGACTTCAGTTTTCCCAGGACTTTGGGGAGGACTTGATATTAAGTGATATCtacaatcaatttaataaaaaattgttttttatcacttCTAAATTAGTCCTGGAAGAATTCATTTCTTATAtgtatttaccaataaataaatttgttgatgaGAAACCATTTTTGcactgttaataattaatttattaagagagAGATCATTAAAAAATGGTTATGCAGAGCAgtgacaaaaattttcaaaataccaaTGGATTTCAGTTGCTAACAAAGCcaataatattttgtgataagATAAAAGACATCAATGACCAGTTCTGACCAAAAAAATATAGCGATAGCTGAAATGAAGCTGTTATAAAATATCTGATAACAACAGTGGATTAGTACAAGGAATTTTGAAAACAAAGGGTTATAAGTATTCACAGTTAAATGAAATTCCTGTGATTTGAGGGAGTCTACAGAAATTAACTGCTGTAAGATTTTAAAGTAATACCAACATTTTCAACCAAAATGGATACTTATTGCACTAAGTGACCAggttttaagatattaatatCCTTTATGCACCAGTCAGATGACAGGTGATCCATAACTACCTGAAAACCAAGCATCTAAATAGTACTCTGCAGTAACGGATCATTCTTTTTATCTagagaataaaagataaattataagagGGTGAGCAGTTCAATCTAGGTTATATCCATACCTATGGCATTGTGAAACCTTAACTATTTACTTGTAAcagtcaaaatataataaattgtcacAAACCTTCTCCATGGGTATCAGTGAACTGGAATGCCTGCACTAAACGAAGAACTTCTTCTACTGATCGTCCAACAGGCAGATCATTAACTGTAATTTGGCGTAAATTCTGTTTACCATCAATTATAAAAAGCCCACGGAATGGAATACCAGTTTCTGCATTATAAACACCATAGTCTTTTGCAATTTTACCAGACTTATCCGCCAGTAAAGGAATGTTCATTTCACCCAATCCACCATTCTTACGGGGAGTATTTACCCATGCCAAATGACTAAAATGGCTATCACAAGAAGCAGCGATTACTttacaatctattttttcaaattcaccaGCACTATCAGAAAATGCTATTATTTCAGTTGGGCAAACAAATGTactgtaacaaagaaaaaatccatGGTAGAGTTGTTCtacaattacattaaacaaaGGTTATTACTAGAAATGTTATTCATATGTCAATTAAGATTggaaatgtattttgtaaaatttatttaactttactttaactttattcataaaaattctcGAGTCTGGCTCAtcacacaaatattaaaacacaagattacaaataaaatt encodes:
- the LOC142323259 gene encoding peroxiredoxin 2-like; the protein is MTPPLQKPAPQFSGTAVIKGQFKDISLKDFAGKYLVLFFYPLDFTFVCPTEIIAFSDSAGEFEKIDCKVIAASCDSHFSHLAWVNTPRKNGGLGEMNIPLLADKSGKIAKDYGVYNAETGIPFRGLFIIDGKQNLRQITVNDLPVGRSVEEVLRLVQAFQFTDTHGEVCPAGWKPGNKTMKPDPKGAQEYFKSAN